A stretch of Cyanobacterium sp. HL-69 DNA encodes these proteins:
- the sbcC gene encoding exonuclease SbcC, which produces MIPKKLTLQNFLSYRQASLDFDGLHTACICGANGAGKSSLLEAITWAIWGKTRTKASEDVIHLGEKNTRVDFDFSYGGQIYRIIRTKQRKGGSTLDFQIFNHDNFNSISAKGVTETQDRINDCLKVDYETFVNSAYLQQGQADKFMTYGAAQRKDVLVKLLKLDDYDKIVDKAKELAKQYTEEKNRLQGQWELLESKLEEKENYLVKLTNIGQDLDYHQNEYSQVEKNLKQVQLLSSQRDTLEKELVWQSNQLSEVKNKLSQLIDEKKILRQDMDELSLILTKEEEIINSYQLWQGYLNEDKVLTTKYDEYKLLISEKNNLEESLRQGVYGLEQNIREVNFKLGELADNKLDFEKVLADKDKIVDDVEKFRYYRDKLAQLDLVRNDFNLLQQEQSVLVKELEKEEARLSSRIEQLAKQELPLEEKLEQIPDIRKKYFHVSQELKVIHNEKVYLTRIEEKRASQLLAKQRLLDYKNNVAQQVEEINQKLNTLRVDNNASCPVCESPLDENHLNHVIESGLKELKNLENSSWQYDSDIIQCDRTLATLEKEYQDLRDKLTREEGLQKNYASLENSLNSMDDILEQLEQITTEKDELIELVNSQKYLPEIKIKLTEVKTKIKGLGYSPETYSLVRENDHKYRWAETNYQRLQEAEQKLAKLELSRLNLGQKLITFTQQLEDLKNDSEIQQSIEKINKTIEEINYSDEHHGEVRKKIQQLQHYQFQYAKLEDAKKQLPLLENKVSQYEQKTIDYQKEIEEKEVKINKLKEQLSTLFDHREELNKLEQEVVFKRNKINQLLSQKGGIEKSLDDINKDEKQLQSISKEVEQIEKNYRIYTELQKAFGKNGIQALMIENLLPQLEAEANQTLSRLSNNQLHIQFVTQKEKVSKSKKSDSNFKDTLDIIISDAQGTRSYETYSGGESFRINFSIRLALSRILTQRSGTALQLLIIDEGFGTQDDAGCDRLIGALNAIADDFACILTVTHMPQFKEAFQSRIEVYKTNEGSQIRLSV; this is translated from the coding sequence ATGATTCCCAAAAAACTTACACTACAAAACTTTCTTAGTTACCGTCAGGCTAGTTTAGATTTTGATGGCTTACATACTGCCTGTATATGTGGCGCTAATGGCGCTGGAAAATCATCTTTGCTGGAAGCTATCACTTGGGCGATTTGGGGCAAAACAAGGACAAAAGCTAGTGAGGATGTGATTCATTTGGGAGAAAAAAATACGAGGGTTGATTTTGATTTTAGTTATGGTGGACAGATTTATCGCATTATCCGCACTAAACAACGTAAGGGAGGTTCTACTTTAGATTTTCAAATCTTTAATCATGATAATTTTAATTCTATTTCAGCGAAAGGGGTAACGGAAACTCAGGATAGAATTAATGATTGTTTAAAAGTAGATTATGAGACTTTTGTTAATTCGGCTTATCTACAACAGGGGCAAGCGGATAAGTTTATGACTTATGGGGCGGCTCAAAGAAAGGATGTGTTGGTAAAGTTACTTAAGTTGGATGATTATGACAAAATTGTGGACAAAGCGAAGGAGTTAGCGAAACAATATACGGAGGAAAAAAATCGCTTACAAGGGCAGTGGGAGTTGTTGGAGAGTAAGTTGGAGGAGAAGGAAAATTATCTTGTTAAACTTACAAATATTGGTCAGGATTTGGATTATCATCAAAATGAGTATAGCCAAGTAGAGAAAAATTTAAAACAAGTTCAACTTCTTAGTAGTCAGCGGGATACCCTTGAGAAGGAGTTGGTATGGCAAAGTAATCAGTTGTCGGAGGTTAAGAATAAACTCAGTCAATTGATTGATGAAAAGAAAATATTACGTCAAGATATGGACGAATTAAGCCTTATTTTAACTAAAGAAGAAGAGATTATTAATAGTTATCAATTATGGCAAGGATATTTGAATGAGGATAAAGTTTTAACGACAAAATATGATGAGTATAAGTTATTAATAAGTGAGAAAAATAATTTAGAGGAAAGTTTACGGCAAGGGGTTTATGGTTTAGAGCAAAATATTCGAGAGGTTAATTTTAAGTTAGGGGAGTTGGCTGATAATAAGTTAGATTTTGAAAAGGTTCTTGCTGATAAGGATAAAATCGTTGATGATGTCGAAAAGTTTAGATATTATCGTGATAAGTTGGCTCAATTAGATTTAGTTAGAAATGATTTTAATCTGTTACAACAGGAGCAGTCTGTTTTAGTTAAGGAGTTAGAAAAGGAGGAAGCTAGGTTATCTTCTAGGATAGAACAATTAGCTAAACAAGAGTTACCTTTAGAGGAAAAGTTAGAGCAAATTCCTGATATTAGAAAAAAATATTTTCATGTTTCTCAAGAGTTAAAGGTTATTCATAATGAGAAGGTTTATTTAACGAGAATAGAGGAAAAAAGGGCTAGTCAATTGTTAGCTAAACAACGGTTGTTGGATTATAAAAATAATGTTGCTCAACAGGTTGAGGAAATTAACCAAAAGTTGAATACTTTGCGGGTGGATAATAATGCTAGTTGCCCTGTATGTGAATCTCCTTTGGATGAAAATCATCTTAATCATGTTATCGAAAGCGGCTTAAAGGAGTTGAAAAATCTGGAGAATTCTTCTTGGCAGTATGATTCTGATATTATACAGTGCGATCGCACTTTAGCCACCTTAGAGAAGGAATATCAAGATTTAAGAGATAAATTAACTAGAGAAGAAGGTTTACAAAAAAACTATGCTAGTTTAGAAAATTCTCTTAATAGTATGGATGATATTCTTGAACAATTAGAGCAAATTACCACGGAAAAAGATGAGTTAATAGAGTTAGTAAATTCTCAAAAATATCTCCCAGAAATTAAGATAAAGTTAACGGAGGTAAAAACAAAGATAAAAGGGTTAGGATATAGCCCCGAAACCTACAGTTTAGTTAGGGAAAATGATCATAAATATCGCTGGGCAGAAACCAATTATCAACGATTGCAAGAGGCGGAGCAAAAACTGGCTAAGTTAGAACTAAGTCGCCTAAATTTAGGGCAAAAATTAATCACTTTTACTCAACAATTAGAGGACTTAAAAAATGATTCAGAAATTCAACAAAGTATTGAAAAGATAAATAAAACCATAGAAGAAATTAACTATAGTGACGAACACCATGGGGAGGTTAGAAAAAAAATTCAGCAATTACAACATTATCAATTCCAATATGCAAAATTAGAAGATGCGAAAAAACAATTACCTTTACTAGAAAATAAAGTTAGTCAATATGAACAAAAAACTATCGATTATCAGAAAGAAATAGAGGAAAAAGAAGTTAAAATCAATAAACTAAAGGAACAACTATCAACACTTTTTGACCATAGAGAGGAACTAAATAAATTAGAACAAGAAGTAGTTTTTAAAAGAAATAAAATTAATCAATTATTAAGTCAAAAAGGAGGAATAGAAAAATCTTTAGATGATATAAATAAAGATGAAAAACAATTACAATCTATCAGTAAAGAAGTAGAGCAAATAGAGAAAAACTATCGCATTTATACAGAATTACAAAAAGCATTCGGGAAAAACGGTATTCAAGCCTTAATGATAGAAAACCTTTTACCTCAATTAGAAGCCGAAGCAAATCAAACTCTGAGCCGTCTTAGTAATAATCAATTACATATCCAATTTGTTACCCAAAAAGAAAAGGTTAGTAAATCAAAAAAATCTGACTCAAATTTTAAAGATACCCTTGATATTATCATCTCTGATGCCCAAGGAACAAGGTCTTATGAAACCTACTCAGGGGGCGAAAGTTTTCGGATTAATTTTTCCATCCGTCTTGCCCTCTCTCGTATCTTGACCCAAAGGTCTGGCACTGCGCTACAATTACTTATTATCGATGAGGGTTTTGGTACTCAGGATGATGCAGGGTGCGATCGCCTCATAGGTGCTTTAAATGCTATTGCTGATGATTTTGCCTGTATCCTCACCGTTACCCATATGCCCCAATTTAAAGAGGCTTTCCAATCTCGCATTGAGGTATATAAAACCAACGAAGGCTCTCAAATTCGTCTCTCTGTATAA
- a CDS encoding Ribosome-associated endonuclease, involved in final steps of 23S rRNA maturation yields MRILIMGGTRFIGVSLTKMLVNQGHEVVLFNRGNNPAPVDGIQQIHGDRTSAVQLKEKLKGEKFDAIFDNNGRTLSDTKPLVDLFYDKVSHFVYVSSAGVYLPSHQMPHREDDPLNPESRHRGKFETEAYLKQSGIPFTSIRPVYIYGSGNYNDLENWFFDRLVRDLPIPIPHHGLYITQFGHVEDLASAMMALLGNTEAIGQIYNISGDRFTTFTGLALACASAMGKNPHDIDIRYYDPNQIDVGNRKAFPIRMQHFFTDISKAQKELSWQPKYDLISGLKESFENDYLAIQRDKKDIDFSVDEQIIAHLESN; encoded by the coding sequence ATGCGTATTTTAATCATGGGAGGGACAAGATTTATTGGCGTTTCCCTCACCAAAATGTTAGTAAACCAAGGACATGAAGTCGTTTTATTTAACCGAGGTAATAACCCCGCCCCCGTAGATGGTATTCAACAAATTCATGGCGATCGCACTTCAGCGGTACAATTAAAAGAGAAGTTAAAAGGGGAAAAATTTGACGCAATTTTTGACAACAACGGGCGCACCCTATCAGATACAAAACCCCTTGTAGATTTATTTTATGACAAAGTATCCCATTTTGTCTATGTAAGCTCCGCGGGGGTTTACTTACCATCCCATCAGATGCCCCACCGAGAAGATGACCCTCTCAACCCCGAAAGTCGTCACCGAGGTAAATTTGAAACCGAAGCCTACCTCAAACAGTCGGGCATCCCCTTCACCTCCATTCGCCCTGTATATATCTACGGCTCAGGAAATTATAATGATCTGGAAAACTGGTTTTTTGATCGTTTAGTGCGGGATTTACCCATCCCCATTCCTCACCATGGTTTATATATTACCCAATTTGGTCATGTGGAAGATTTAGCATCAGCTATGATGGCCTTATTGGGAAATACCGAAGCCATAGGACAAATATACAATATATCGGGCGATCGTTTTACCACATTTACAGGATTAGCCCTTGCCTGTGCCTCGGCTATGGGCAAAAATCCCCACGACATCGATATTAGATATTATGACCCCAATCAAATTGATGTGGGTAATAGAAAAGCATTTCCCATTCGTATGCAACACTTTTTTACCGATATTTCTAAAGCCCAAAAAGAGCTATCATGGCAACCTAAATATGATTTAATTTCAGGGTTAAAAGAGTCTTTTGAAAATGATTATTTAGCAATCCAAAGAGATAAAAAAGACATTGATTTTAGTGTAGATGAACAAATTATTGCTCACCTGGAAAGTAACTAA
- a CDS encoding IS701 family transposase, producing the protein MDVAQQIRKHLPRNPMDTVPVIDDYCSAYSTLFFDVRNYEYFKYLHLGLISDIKRKSLPEISRIVNVSSQSLHHFLTCADWNLWELEKTRLHSILNVFINIPITIIIDETGDRKKRCDPASAKDARERAPR; encoded by the coding sequence ATGGATGTAGCTCAGCAAATTAGAAAACATTTACCTAGAAATCCCATGGACACGGTGCCGGTCATTGATGATTATTGTTCTGCCTACTCTACCTTGTTTTTTGATGTGCGTAACTACGAATATTTTAAATATTTACACTTAGGATTAATTTCTGATATTAAAAGAAAATCTCTTCCTGAAATTTCTCGCATCGTTAATGTTTCTTCTCAAAGTTTACATCATTTTCTCACTTGTGCTGATTGGAATTTATGGGAATTAGAAAAAACTCGTTTGCACTCAATCTTAAATGTTTTTATTAATATTCCTATTACAATTATTATTGATGAAACAGGAGACCGTAAAAAGCGGTGCGACCCCGCGTCGGCGAAAGACGCAAGGGAACGCGCACCAAGATAA